The nucleotide sequence AGATGACACTGTCAAGACTCGTATTAAGGTAATCACCATAAACCGGAATCTCATAAGCCCATGCAATATAGGAGCGTTCAACATCAATGCCCTTCAAAATCAAAGTCGAGTTTTTTTCTCCTGCTAATTCGTTATCGTAAAAGGTTCCGTACAGGAAGAGATCTATGCCGTACATTTCCCCAAGCCGCTTCATTGTATCCGGATCTACCAAACCTGAGCCGGTAAATTCGATTTCTTCGAGCAACTGCTGTAGACGAGTTCGGTCAACGACATCAAATTTTCTTTGCCTAACCAGGGATATTTTAAGTCGGCTTAAAAAGTCATCCTCATTATATATTACCGAACCACTATTCCCGATATCCCAAATTGCAATTGTCGAATACTCTCTTGTGTCAAGCCTATCTCCCAAGTCTTTGGCAATATTTTCTGCAATCGCATCAAAATCAACTGCTAAGGCCTGAGAAAAACAAACCAGCAGCACCAACAAAGAAACACGGCGTGAATAACCCACTTTCCCTCCAAGTTAGCGAATAGAGGGATTCAAGCACAAGGCTGAGTTAGCTGTCAAGCTTACTACAGCATCCAGCCGATTGTGACCCGCCAGGATTGGCCCAGCTCGGGGCGTCCAAACCCCACGGCGAAGTCCGCGCCCAGGCCGCCGAGGGTGAAGCCCACCCCGGCGCGCAGGTCGTCCTCCCCGTGATACCCGACCCGCAGGGCCGCCACGCCGCCGATGGTGTACTCCGCCGCCGCGGACCAGCGCCAGTCGTCGGAGAAGTCCGCCATTCCCCCCACCGCGACTACCAGCCCCTCCCAGGTGAACGCGAGGGCGCCCCGCACCCGGCGCTGACCCAGGCTCCGCACGTCGTAAAGCTGGATGTTGGGCTGGATGAAGTTCTCGCACGTGACCGCCGCGTACAGCCACCGCCAGACGATGGGCACCGCGAAGCCCAGGTCCATCCCGAAACCCTGATCCCCCGCCCCGGCCACCTCCCGGGCGAAGACGCGAAAGTTTAGGCCCAGGTAGTAGCCCGGCCGGTACTCGGGCGCCTGGCTCACCCAATCCTCCGGCTCCTCGTAGGTCTCCACGTACTCCTCGACCTCGCCGGTGTCCTCCTCTTCCTCCTCCTCGGTGAAACTTATGTCCTCGGGGAGGATGACCTTCGTCCCCAATCCGATGGACCAGCCGATGTTTATCGCCGTGGCCGTGTCGTGGTAGTCCTGACCCGTGGGGCGGCCGGTCTCGTCGTAGCCGGGAATGGCCCCGGCGTCGGAGCGGTCCACGTCGAGGACGAGCGTCCCCAGGCGCAGTAGGCCGGTGATGGGGTAGGTCAAATCCAGGGATTGGCGGTTGACCTCGGGAATCGCGGCAAAGGGCATGGCGTAGGTCGCCCCGATGCTCACCCCCGCGGTGTAGTCGGCGAGCAGAGGGTTGGCGCCGGGGAGGTAGGAGGGCTGCCCGGGGACGGCGACGGCCGCCTCGCCGAAGACGTACTCCCGCGCGCCGTAGGCCTCGCTGAAATCGCCCAGGGGGTCCGTCCCCCCGGCGGCGAGCGTCAGGACGGGCAGGCAGAGGATGAAGAGGAGTTTACGCATCCGTTTTTATCATCCGAAGAGGACCCGCGCCCGCCAGGCGGCCAGGCGGATGGTGGCGGCGTCCAGGTACCCCAGCGCCCACCAGCGCCCCTCCCGGTGCCGCACCGCGTTCAGGGTCAACGCGCCCCAGCCGAGCCCGAAGACGGCGAGGTCGGTCAGCCACTCGTCCTTGCGGTCCAGTTGGTTCGGCTTCTGTGTGTCGGCCTCGGACGACGGGTTGAGCACCCTGTAGTATCCGTGACGGAACAGGAAGGCATGGGCGCTCTCATGGGCCAGAATCGAGCCGACGGCCAGCGGGTCGTCCCGGAAGGCCTCCGCGATATAAATCTGCTGCGGCTCGGGGAGCTCGGGCACGCCGGTCATCGGCGGCCGCTCGGTCACCCGCACCAGCCCCGGGACCTCGAGCCAATCGCTGAACTCGACCGGCACCGGATCCTCGCCCGTCCAGGCGGCCAGAACCTCCTGGAATCGAGTCGGGTCCCCGTGGACCAGGAAATCCCGGTAGAGCGTCTCGACGTCCAGCGGACCTTTCGCGGCGTCCCCGCGGACGTAGCGCAGGACGAAGTCCACCTCGTCCAGCAGGGCGGGGTCCACGCCGGTCGGCTCCTCCACGGGCTCCAGGCTGTTCAGGAGAAAAACCCGGACCAGGAGGTCCCGCTTTTTTCCCCAAAATCCCTTCCTGCCGGCACCCCTCAGGCGGACGGTTCCCCCGCTCTCGAATCCCCCGGGGAGCGGAAAGCGGAGGCGAACCCCCTTAGTATTCAGCTCCACCGCGTCCCCGCGGGCGGCCGCCGCCGGGGAGACGAAGACGTACTCCATCTAATCCTCGGCGTACTCCCCCATGACCCGGAATTTGTCGTAACGCTTCTGGAGCAGCTCGTCCACGGGGAGCTTGGTGAGCTCGGCCAGGTCGGCGACGAGGACCTCCTTGACGATCTGGGCCGTCTCGTCCACGCCGTTGTGCGCCCCACCCAGGGGCTCGGGCAGGACGCGGTCCACCACGCCGAGGTCCACCAGGTGCCTGCCCGAGACGCGGAGCGCCTGGGCGGCTTCCTGGGCCTGGGCCTGGTCGCGCCAGAGAATCGCCGCGCACCCCTCGGGGCTGATGACCGAGTAGTAGCTGTTCTCGAGCATGTACACCCGGTCGCCCACGCCGATGCCCAGGGCGCCGCCGGAGCCGCCCTCGCCGATGACCACGATTATTATCGGCACCCGCAGGGTGAACATGTCCCGGATGTTGCGGGCGATGGCCTCGGAGATGCCGCGCTCCTCGGAGCCGATGCCGGGGTAGGCGCCGGTGGTGTCGAGGAAGGAGATGAGGGGAAGGCCGAAGCGGTCGGCCAGGTCCATGATCCGCCGCGCCTTGCGGAAGCCCTCGGGGTGGGGCATGCCGAAGTTCCTTTGTAGCTTCTCCTTGGTGGAGCGCCCCTTCTGGTGGCCGATGAGCGCCACCGGTCGCCCCTCCAGCCGCCCCACGCCGGTCACCATGGCGTGGTCGTCGGCGAAGTTCCTGTCCCCGTGGAGCTCCACCCAGTCGGTCAGGATGCGCTGCACGTAGTCCAGGGTGTAGGGGCGCTGGGGGTGTCGCGCCACCTGGACCCGCTGCCAGATGGTCAGGTTCGCGTAAATCTGCTCCTTGAGCTTTTCCAGCTTGGAGGAGAGGGTTTCTATCTCGTCGGCGAAGCCCACGGGGCCTTCGGCGTCGAGCTTCTTCAGCTCCTCGATGCGTCTGGTGAGGTCGAAGATCGGCTGTTCAAAGGCGAGCTGGGCGAACTCCATGCGTTCCTCCGCACAAAAAAGTCGAGCCCGACGGCGTTCAACCCGTCATTCTTTCGTTCACGGTCGTGGAGGTGGACTGACGGGCGACCATCATCCCGGTTCCCGCGCACCAACCGGCTCCCCGCTGACGACCGGCCCCCTTGACTACGGCTCCCGCGCTCCGACGTGAACACCGGCCCGTTCCCGGCTGGACGACCGGTCCCTTTTCGTTGGACGATGCCCCACCCTGTGACGGGACACCCCGTTGCGACCGACCAATTCCAGCCTGAGCGGCCGGACGACCGGCCCCCTTGCTCGGGAGGGGCGGATGGGCTACTATGGGGGCAACCCTAGCACGACGGGGGGGAAGTGTCAAGAAGCGGCGTGTCGGTGCTCGTCCGTATCGCACTGTTATAAAAAGGTTTAGCCATGAAGCCGCTCCGAACCCTCTCGGCCCTCCTACTCCTGGCCCTTGTCGTCGGGGGCTGCAACCCCGCCCGGATGGAGGACCTCATCGCCGACCTGGAGGGGACGTGGCACGGAGTTACCCTACTCGGCATGACGTTGGATCTGAGGATATCCCAGAACGGCTCCACCATCGGCAACTACGGCTCCTACTACTTCACCGGCCAGGCCTCACTCTACGGGACGCAGTTCGAGCTGACCTCCATAGATATAGACATGTCGGGCCAGTACACCGCCGAAAGCGAACGCCTGGATGGATACCTCTACGATTATCGGGACCCCGATGTGCCCGTCGAGGACCAATTCACCGTCTTCCGGGTGAAGGAATAGCTCCGGCTGAAAAAACGAGAGGCCCCGAAGGGGCCCTTTTTGAATCCATCATCCGGGAGCCAGGCGCCGACGCGCCGATGGTCAAAAAACGACGGCCCTCAAACGGTCAGGGCGTCGGAGGGACGTTGGTGATGGTCCCGTCGGGGGCGATGTACACGGGAGCCGAGGACGCGCCGCCGGTCATCTCCACCTTCCCCTCGCCCGCCCCGCCGTAGCGGCGGAAATTTTCTAAAACCAGGGCCACGTAGCGCTGGGTCTCGGGGTAGGGCGGCACAGCGCCGTAGTACTCCACGGACCGGGGTCCCGCGTTGTAGGCGGCCAGGGCGAGGCGCAGGTCGCCGTCGAAGCGCTCGAGCATCGCGCGCAGGTATCGGCAGCCGCCGTCCACGTTGGCCGTGGGGTCCCAGGGGTCCGTGACGCCCAGCTCCCGGGCGGTGGCGGGCATGAGCTGCATCAGGCCCATGGCGCCCGAGCCGGAGACGGCCCTCGGGTAAAAGGCGCTCTCCACCTTCACCACCGCCTTGACCAGGGCGGTCTCCAGACCGTAGCGCCCGGCGGCGGACGCGATCAGGGGGGCGAAGTTCTCTTCGTTGGAGGCGGAGGCGGCCAGCGCCTCGGGGGTAGGCACGTAGAGTCGGGGATGAGCGGGGACGTTGGTGATGACGCCGTCGCGGATGACCACCTCGTCGGCCCGGGCGGTCAGGAGGAAAAGGAGGGTCAACGCGAAGGTCCGCCTGAGCATCGCTTCACCCCGCGGCGGCCGGCGGCCTACCCGCCGCCGAGGACCACCTGCAGATCGTAGGGTATCCCGGTCACCGAACCGGGCAGGCCGAGGGCCTTCTTCAGGGCCAGGGCGTACTCGAGCTTGTCCGGCGTGCAGGAGATGGTGGTGCGCTCGCAATCGAAGGTGCTGTTGTTGCGGAAATCCACGACGGTCAGCCCGAACCCCTCGAGCTTTTTCGCCGTGCGGGAGGCCATGCCGGCGATGCCGCTGCCGTTGAGCACCTCGGCGGTCAGCCCGGACGCCCCTTCGGGCAGCGCGCCGGTGTCGGGCGCCGCGGCGAGAACACCCTCGATGTCCAGGCCCAGGACGAGGGTGATGTCCACCCGACGCGGGGCGCCGAATCCGAGCAGGTCGGACAGACGTTCGGCGAAGGACCGCAGCTCCTCGCTCTCGCCGTTGTAGTAGACGACGTTGACGTTCCCGGAGCCCAGAACGGCAATGGGCACGGCGCCGTACTCGGTCTGACCGAGCTGGGAAAGCTGGTACTCAACGTCTTTGAGCCTCTCGGCGTCCCCCGGCGTGTGCCAGACCTCCACCGAATAGCGCCTCGGGAGGACGATTTCGTCGGGCGGCTCGTTACCCTCGGGCAGCTCGTTGACCGTGGCGATTTCGCCGTCGTGCGTCTCGCCGTCCGGCGCATTCTCCTCCGTCTCCCAGGGTCGCCAGAGGACGAGCACCACGACGACCGCCAGCACGCAGACCACCACGACGGCTATCGTTCGGCGCTTCTGCTTGCGCCGCCGGGACTTCATCATCTCGACCCGACCCTCGATCACGTCATCCCCCGCAGCCCGTGAATGGTGGACCGGCCCGCGGCCGACCCGAATCAGTCCCTACCGCACCGCGGCCAGAGGTGAGGGGTCCAGGATGGTGCTCACCCGGACCTCCCTCGCGCCGGTGGAATCGTAAAGCGCCACCAAATCCGCATCCCGCACCGAGAGCCACACCTTGTCCCCCAGGGTGGAGAGCTCGGGGGTACCCGGAAGGTCCTCCACCTCCGCCGTGACGTCCCCATCCCCGTCCACGAAGAGGAGGTCCATCCCGGCGGCGTCGAAAACCCAGCACCCGTCGCCCATCGCTCCCGCGACCCGCGGGCTTCCCAGCCCCTCCACGGTCGTGAGGAGGGAGCCGTCGGAAAGGGAGCGTTTCTCCAAACAATCCCCGGTGGTCAGCCAGAAACAATCCGCGTCGGGATCGGCGCTGAGGTCGCCGTACCCGCCTTCCAGGACCAGCTCGAACACCGTCGCGCCGTCGGAGGGGTCGAGGCCGAGGACGCGGAACTCGTTCATGTTGTTCGTCAGCATCAGGACCAGGACGACCCTCGCGTCGCCGCCCGCCAGTGCGAGCGAGCGGGGCGGCGAATCGAGCCCGCTTTGCCACAGGGAGTTGCCGTCGGAGTCGAGGGCGACCACCTCGAGCGCGCCCGAGTCCGCCACGTACACGTCGCCCGTATCCGAGTCCACCGCCACCGCCTCGGGGTGGACGAAACCGCTGACGTAGAGCTCCTTCTGCCCGGAGTTGGATATTTTCACGAGTCTCGCGGCGTCGGAATCGGCGAGCCAGAGGGTGGCCGTCTGGGCCTCGGCGGCCACGTAATCCGCGTCGCCGAAATTGTCCACGACGGTCTCCACGTCACCGTCCTTGGACAAGAGCACCAGAACGCCCTGGGAGCCGTCGAGGACCCAGCAGCCCCCGAGCCCCGCGGTCTCCTCGGCGGCCGGCTCGCAACCGCCGAGGACCACGATGATGATGGATACCGCCACCGCGGCACCGGTGTATCTTCTCAAGAGGGCAACCCCGCTGTTAGTCTCCCTCGATCTCCTGGAAGAGATCGTCGCCGGTGGCTTCCCGCTCCTCTTCCGCCTCGGCCTCCCGGGAAGCCTCGACGGCCTCCAGCGCCTCGGAGTCCACGGTCCCGTCGTCCGTTTCCGGGTTGGAGACGATTACCTCATCACTCGTGTCGTCGGGGGTGAAAATCGCCAACAGGGCCAGACCGACGCCCACCAGCCCCACCACCGTCAGGGTGAGGGTCCAGTCATTCTCGGCAGTGGAGCTGGAGGAATCGTCTCCGCCCGTGGCGGCCAGGGCGGGAACGCCGAACAGGATCAGGCTCATTAATACGCACAGGGCTCGCATCGTGTGCCTTCTTTCATCATTTCCGGGCGAGGGTAAACCCCTCGTCTTCGGGCTCACAGGTATCGTGACGGTCAGTACCCCGACCCCGTTCGAAGCGCCTTTGCCTTCGGGCTTACCGATATATCAAGGGCAAGGGCCGACCGACGGCTTCACGCAGAGGTGGGACCTATGCCGGGTGAACCGGAGCGGCGGTCCCCGCGGGTGACGGTTGCGTGAAGGACCCGTCGCGCCAGACGCGTCCGGCGACCAACTCTGCGTCGCACCGCGCCACGGGGCCGATGTCGGCCACCCCGTTCACGTGGAACATGCCGACCACATGGCCCTCCAGCCGAACGTCGTCGCAGCGAACCACTCCGGCCAGCTTCGCCCCCTCCGCCACCCACACCAGGCCGGAGATGTCAATCTCCCCCTCGAAGGTTCCCTGGACCAGCACGTTTACGTTCCCCTTCACCTCGCCGGCTATCTCGTCGTCGGGGGAGACGTAGAACCCGATGGGGAGCTTGTTTCTCGCCGCGGTGGGTTCGGTTGCGGGCTGGGGCGGCTCTGAACTCTTTTTTCGTTTGATGAAGTCGAAAAGACCCATTGTCGGTGTACCTACAGACTCAGGATTCCCAGGAGCGCGTACTCCTGGTGGTTGAAGCGGTGTTCGTGGGCGACGACCTTTTCGAGAGGGGTCAGCCGGATGTCGTTCGAGATCAGACCGACGAGTACGTCGCTCTTTCCCTCGGATATTGCGCCCACGGCCGCCCAGCCGAGGCGAGCCGCCAGGTTCCGGTCGTAGGAGGTGGGCGCGCCCCCGCGTTGCAGGTGACCGAGCACCGTGGCCCGGCACTCGATGCCGGTGAGCGATTCCAATTCCCCGGCGATGACCTCGGCCCGGCCGGCTCCCTCGGCGCAGATGACAACGGCCGATTTCTTCCGGGAGCGCTTCA is from bacterium and encodes:
- a CDS encoding polymer-forming cytoskeletal protein, which encodes MGLFDFIKRKKSSEPPQPATEPTAARNKLPIGFYVSPDDEIAGEVKGNVNVLVQGTFEGEIDISGLVWVAEGAKLAGVVRCDDVRLEGHVVGMFHVNGVADIGPVARCDAELVAGRVWRDGSFTQPSPAGTAAPVHPA
- a CDS encoding acetyl-CoA carboxylase carboxyltransferase subunit alpha; this translates as MEFAQLAFEQPIFDLTRRIEELKKLDAEGPVGFADEIETLSSKLEKLKEQIYANLTIWQRVQVARHPQRPYTLDYVQRILTDWVELHGDRNFADDHAMVTGVGRLEGRPVALIGHQKGRSTKEKLQRNFGMPHPEGFRKARRIMDLADRFGLPLISFLDTTGAYPGIGSEERGISEAIARNIRDMFTLRVPIIIVVIGEGGSGGALGIGVGDRVYMLENSYYSVISPEGCAAILWRDQAQAQEAAQALRVSGRHLVDLGVVDRVLPEPLGGAHNGVDETAQIVKEVLVADLAELTKLPVDELLQKRYDKFRVMGEYAED
- a CDS encoding lytic transglycosylase domain-containing protein, producing MLRRTFALTLLFLLTARADEVVIRDGVITNVPAHPRLYVPTPEALAASASNEENFAPLIASAAGRYGLETALVKAVVKVESAFYPRAVSGSGAMGLMQLMPATARELGVTDPWDPTANVDGGCRYLRAMLERFDGDLRLALAAYNAGPRSVEYYGAVPPYPETQRYVALVLENFRRYGGAGEGKVEMTGGASSAPVYIAPDGTITNVPPTP
- a CDS encoding LytR C-terminal domain-containing protein; translated protein: MIEGRVEMMKSRRRKQKRRTIAVVVVCVLAVVVVLVLWRPWETEENAPDGETHDGEIATVNELPEGNEPPDEIVLPRRYSVEVWHTPGDAERLKDVEYQLSQLGQTEYGAVPIAVLGSGNVNVVYYNGESEELRSFAERLSDLLGFGAPRRVDITLVLGLDIEGVLAAAPDTGALPEGASGLTAEVLNGSGIAGMASRTAKKLEGFGLTVVDFRNNSTFDCERTTISCTPDKLEYALALKKALGLPGSVTGIPYDLQVVLGGG
- a CDS encoding CsgG/HfaB family protein, which gives rise to MGYSRRVSLLVLLVCFSQALAVDFDAIAENIAKDLGDRLDTREYSTIAIWDIGNSGSVIYNEDDFLSRLKISLVRQRKFDVVDRTRLQQLLEEIEFTGSGLVDPDTMKRLGEMYGIDLFLYGTFYDNELAGEKNSTLILKGIDVERSYIAWAYEIPVYGDYLNTSLDSVISAVVKDLDDTKSYLASKGIRKISFWDLGNVPRQKELQVIDKLIVKLVRHGWQVVDRENLAKLLEEIRFTQDSGLISSATAQELGKMYGIDGFIYGRGTINFGGESELLLEMIDTEKGILPWAYNAVGTLEGAV